The Euzebya rosea genome segment GCCCGGCGACCCTGCGGGGGACGGTTGGCCCGCCACGACAGGGCGTCGCGCAGGACCTCCTCCACCTCGGCGACCACGTTGGGGTTGGCGACGGGGGCGTCGACCACGGGCGGCGCGACGGTCCCCGACGGCGGCGGCGTCGCCGTGGCCGCACGGACGAGCGCCCCGATGGCCTGGGTGACCTCCGCTCGGCTGTAGAACGACCCCTCACCCCGCACCGAGGCGCGGATGCCCGCCTCGCGCAGCGCCTCCTCCCAGGCGGCAGCCTGCGCGTTGATCCGGTAGCAGATGGCCATCTCCGACAGCGGCACGCCGGCCTTCTGCAGGGTCTGGATGGCCTTGACGACGACGGCCTGCTCGGCGTCGTCGTCAGGGCGTTCCAGCAGCAGGGCCTCCGGTGCGCCCTCGGAGTCGATGGTGGGGACCAGATCCGCCGCACGGCGTCCGAGGACGCGGTTGGCCAGCGTCAGGACCTGCGCGGTCGAACGGTAGGACCGGTTCAGCTGGACGCTGATGGTGCCCGGATAGGCCTTGGGGAAGTCCTGCAGGTACCGCGAGTCCGCGCCGGTGAAGGAGAAGATCGTCTGGGCAGGGTCGCCGACGACGCAGACGTCGGTGCGGTCGCCCGCCCATGCGCGGAGGAGGTTCCACTGGAGGGCGTTGGTGTCCTGGAACTCGTCGACGGTGAAGGCGCGGTAGCGGTCGCGTATCGAGGCAGCCGGTTCGTCGAGGTCCATCAGCTCGCGCGAGAGGCGCAGCATGTCCTCGTAGTCGATGGCGCCCCGGCGGGCCTTCTCGTCCCGGTAGCCGCGCACGACCTCGGCGAGGGTCGTGGCGTCGAGCAGCTCGTCCCGGCCGCTGGCGGCCACGGCATCGGCGTCCAGGCCGGCGTTGGCGGCCCACTCGACCTCGCTCGCGAGGTCGCCCGCGTCCACGTTCAGCCGGCGTGCCGTGCCGATCAGCAACGGGATCTTCGACCCGAGCACCTCCGGCAGGGGTTCGTCGGACAGGTGGGGCCAGAAGTGGCGGACCTGCGCCCAGGCCGCCGCATGGAACGTCACCGCACGCACCGACACGCCGTCCATGCCGAGCTCGCCGCACAGCGTCGCGATGCGGTCGCGCATCTCCGCCGCCGCCCGCTCGGTGAACGTGACGGCCAGGACCTGGGAGGGGACGAACGCGCCGGACAGCAGCTGCGCGGCGATGCGATGGGTGATCGTGCGCGTCTTGCCCGTTCCCGCCCCGGCGAGGATCCGCACCGGTCCGGTCACCGCCGCGGCAGCCCGCGCCTGCTCGGGGTTCAGGCGGGCAAGCAGGTCTTCGGGGACTGGCGGTTGGCTCGGCACTCGTGCTCCAGGTCGGACGATCCTCCCCCGCAGGGTAACCATCCCCCGTGACAGCCTCCGCCCCGGCACCGGCGTCGCTGTGGACACCCGGACAGGGACATCGGGCTCCGGCGACGGGGGGCTGCGTCATACTCCGCCGGGATGTTGACTCCCGCCGCCGTCCTTGCCGTCGCCGTCGAGCAGGAGGGGGTGATCGACAACATCTTCGTCTCGCCCCGTGTGCACGAGGCGACCGGTGGCCTCGTCGTGCTGGCCATGCTCGTGACGACCGCATGGGTCGGCCGCCTCGCGCTGGCCAACCGCCCGATCGAGGGCGGCGCGCGGGTGAGCCTGATCCTCACCCAGGTCCTGCTGATGGTGCAGGCGCTCATCGGGATCAAGCTGCTGGACCAGGGCCTCGGCGTGTTGCAGCTCTACATCCACTACGTCGGGGGGCTGATCCCGCTGGGCCTCTTCGTCGCGGCGGGCTGGGTCTCCTGGCGCGACCCGGCGGTCCGGACCCGCGCCACCGCCGTGCTGTCGGTCCTGGGAACCCTCAGCGCCGCCATGGCCTTCGTCATCGGCCGGGCGTACGTGCAGGGCGGGTAGCCCGTGCAGGGCGGGTAGCCCGTGCAGGGCGGGTAGCCCGTGCAGGGCGGGTAGCCCGCGCAGGGGCCTCGGGAAGGCGGCTCAGGTCCGAACTCGCCGGGCCGATCGATCGTGCGTGACACGACGAGAGCGCAGGACCGGACCCCTCGTGGCCATGATCGGTGTGCTGGCGGTGCCGCTCGGCATCTTCGCGCTCCTGCGGCGCTTCCCTGCGCTGGACATCGCATACCGATCGACGGACGTCCACCTGGTCGTCATGTCGATCGTGGCGGTGTGCGTGATCGTCGTGGCCGCCCTCGCGGCACGCCCGGCCGTTCGAACCCGTCAGGGTCCCCTCGTCGTCCTCGCCAGTACCTCCACCGTCGTCGCGTTGCTCCTGCTGGGCCACGGCCTGGCAACGCCGGGGACCGGGGGACTCGTCGGCCCCAACGTCTGGGTCGGGCGCTATCCCATGCTCGCGCTGCCGGTCTTCGCGATCGGTCAGCTCCTGGCGACGAGACCGCACTGGCGACCGGTTCGGTGGGCCGCCCGTCACCCCGTTGCCAGCTTGCTCGCACCATCGGGCCTGACCGCGGCGCTCGTCGTCGTGACCACCGTCGAGGAGACGGTCCTGGGCGGGGGCGCCCGGCTACCGGGCGAGGTCGCGACGTTCCAGGTCGTTGCCGTCCTCACGGGGGTGGTCCTGCTCGGCGTCGGTGCCCAGCACTGGTGGTGGTACCGGTTGGGTGCCGACACGGTCCAGCAGCTGCTCACGATCGCCTGCTGGGTCACCGTGATGGCGCTCGTCAGCTACCAGCTGGGGGTGCAGTGGCACCTCTCCTGGTGGGACTACCACGCCTACCTGCTGGCTGGCTTCGGGGCGGCGACGGCAGCGGTCGTGATCGACACCCGGCGTGCCCTCGTCGTGGACGATGCGCTGCGAAGCGCGTTCGACGTCGATCCGCTGAAGCACTTGGCCAGCTCCTACCCGGAGGCGCTGCTGGCCCTTGTCGCCGCGGTGGAGGCCCGGGACAGCTACACGCACGGGCACTCCGTCCGCGTCGCCGAGCTCGCGGTCCGCATCGGGACGCGGATGCGCCTGTCCTCCGGGCGGCTCCGCGCACTCGCCCAGGGCGCCTACCTCCACGACGTGGGCAAGATCGGCATCCCGGACGCGATCCTCAACAAGGCGGGCCCCCTCGACGCCGACGAACGCGCATGGATCGAGGAGCACCCCGTCGTGGGTGCACAGATCGTCGGCCGGATCGAGTCCCTGCGCCACGGCCTCGCGGCCGTCCGCCACCACCACGAACGCTTCGACGGCGAGGGGTACCCCGACGGGATCGCAGGCACCGACATCGCCCTCATCGCCCGCATCGTGTCCGTGGCCGACGTGTGGGACGCCTTGGTCACCGACCGCGCCTACCGCAAGGCCTGGAGCCATCAGCGCGCGCTGGACTACATCGTCGCCAACAGCGGGAGCCAGTTCGACCCGGCTTGCGTGGATGCGTTCGTGGCGTTCGTCGGCGACGAGTACGGGCTGCGGCCCGGCCGGACTGCCGATGATGGCGAGGCGCGGATCGAGGGATGCCACGGCCATGACCAGGCGGTGGGCGCGACCAGCGGCTCGGGATGACCCGACGTCGTCGGGTCACCTCGGTCAGGCGGAGCGTCCCGCCGCGACGGCGGCGCTGAGCTGGCGGGCCAGCTCGTCGGGGTCGGTTGTCGGCCGCTCGCAGACGAACCCGCGGCAGACGTAGGCGGTGGCGGCCCCGTCGACGGTGGGGCGGTCGCGCAGCAGCGGCACACCGCCGTCGTCGGTTCCCGTGCCGACCGCGACGACCACACCCGGCCGCCACGTGTCGCGCACGACCGACAGCAGCGCCTCGGTGTCCGGGGCACCGACCGTGCCGACGATCGCCACCTCCAGCGGGCCGGACAGCAGGCGTTCGGCCGCCGTGGCCAGCTCGCCGTAACCGAGCGGGGCGAGGGGGAGCTGCCCGCCGAAGCGGGAGACCGTGGCCACGGCCCGGTCCCGGGCGTCCAGGTCGCCGTCGAGGGCGGCGAGGCGGGCGTTGACCTCCACCATCACGCTGGAGCCGGCGGGCTGCGCGTTGTCCCACAGGTCGAGGGGACGGACGACCAGCTGGGGGCCATCCGCGGCCGGGGTGGCAGCCGTGGCGTAGTAGGCCCCCTCGCCGTCGGCGAAGTCCTCCTCCACCGTGGCGGCCAGCCGGCGGGCCCAGTCGACCAGGTGGGGGTCCGGATCGGCCTCGTACAGCACCAGCAGGGCTCGGGCGAGCAGCGCCAGGTCCTCCAGCAGGGCAGGGACGCTGGCCTCGTGGCCCGGGGACCACGTGTGGTGCAGCACCCCGTCGACCACCATCGACTGCTCGACGAAGTCGACGGCACGGCGGGCCGCCTCCACCCAGCGGGGTTCCTCCATCACCGCGCCGGCCTCGGCCAGGGCCGCGATGGCCAGGGCGTTCCAGCTGACCAGCACCTTGTCGTCCAGGCCCGGCGGCACGCGGAGGGACCGGCGCTCGGCGAGGGACTGGCGGACGGCGGCCCAGCGACGTGCGAAGCCCGGGTCGTCCTCCTGAAACGGCACGACCTCGTGCAGGACGTTGGCGCGCGGCGGCGCGTGCCCGTGCGGGTCGTGCCAGTTGCCCTCGTCGACCACGCCGAACCGCTCGCGCCACTTCGCCACGTCCTCGCCGACGGCGACGATGGCCTCGTCGAACTCCTCGGCGGTCCACACGAAGTACTTGCCCTCCACGCCCTCGGAGTCGGCGTCGGTGGCGGAGGAGAACCCGCCCTCGGGCTGCTGCAGGTCGGCCAGCAGGTACTCGGCGATGTCGGTCACCATGCGACGGAAGCGGGGCTGGCCGGTGACCTGCCATCCGTGCACGTAGGCACGCAGCAGCAGGGCGTTGTCGTACAGCATCTTCTCGAAGTGGGGGACCAGCCACATCTCGTCGGTGGAGTACCGCGCGAACCCGCCGCCGACGTGGTCGTGGATGCCCCCACGGGACATGCGCTCGAGCGAGTGGACGGCGGCGGAGAGCGAATCGGGGTCGCCGGTGCGGGCGTGATGGGCCAGCAGGAAGTCGACCGTCATCGCCTGGGGGAACTTCGGCGCGGTGTCGAACCCGCCGTTGGTGCGGTCCCAGCGGGCCACGATGCGCTCGGCGGCGGTGTCGAGGACGCTCGCGTCGACCTCGCCCCCGTCCGGCAGGGCCTGCTGCTGGGTCAGGTGCTGCACGACGAGGGAGCCCTGCTCCAGCACCTTGTCCCGCTCGTTGGCCCACGAGCCGGCCACGGCGGCCAGGACCTGGCGGAACGACGGCATGCCGGGGCGGGCGTCGGCCGGCCAGTAGGTCCCGCCGTAGAACGGCGTGCCGTCGGCGGCCAGGAACACGCTCATCGGCCAGCCGCCGTGGCGGGTCATCGCCTGGACCGCGGACATGTAGACGGCGTCGACGTCGGGCCGCTGCTCGCGGTCGACCTTGATGTTGACGAAGTCGGCGTTCATCGCGGCGGCGGTCGCGTCGTCCTCGAAGGACTCGTGGGCCATGACATGGCACCAGTGGCAGGAGGAGTAGCCGACGGAGAGGAAGATCGGCACGTCCCGCCGACGCGCCTCCTCGAACGCCTCGTCACCCCATTCGTGCCAGTCGACGGGGTTGTCGGCGTGCTGGCGGAGGTACGGGGAGGAGGACCCGGCGAGTCGGTTGGCCATGTCTCGACGGTACCCGGCAGCCCCGCACCCCCCACACCCGACGTGTGTCGGCCAGCGCCGTCCTGTGGCCGGTTCGGCGACACACCGGCAGGGGAGGTGGGACGTGCGACCCGGGGTGTGTCGGCCAGCGCCGTCCTGTGGCCGGTTCGGCGACACACCTCAAGGGGTGCGGGCGCGGACGGTGGCCTGGACGCGGTCGGCCGCCTCGACGGGGTCCTCGTGCTCCCAGATCCGCACGACGGCCCAGCCGGCCTCGGCCAGGCGACGGTCGGTGTCGGCGTCGCGAGCGACGTTGGCGGCCAGCTTGTCCGCCCACCAGCCAGCGTTGTTGGCCGGGGCGGTGCCGTGCTCGGGGCAGGCGTGCCAGAAGCAGCCGTCGACGAACACCGCGACCTTCGGGCCGAGGAACGCCAGGTCCATCCTCCGCCGGGTCCCGGGCACGGGATGATGCACCCGGTACCGCATCCCCCGGCCGTGCAGCAGCCGCCGCAGGGCCATCTCGGGCTTGGTGTCGGTCGAGCGCTGGGCCGCCAGCCGACGGCGGGTGCCCTCGTCACGCGGGACCGGACCGACCACGCCGATCAGGTCGCGGACCGGCCGGGGTCGGCGTCGGAATCGGCCAGGACACGCAGGTGGGCGTCCAGCGCATCCTCCAGCACGGGCTTGCGGCGCAGCGTGCCGGACCGGTACCGACGCAGGAACCCCTCGGTGGCGCGCCGGGACAACGGCACCAGCGGATGGTCGAGGAAGTCCATCAGGGGCGGCCGGTCGACGGCCACGGGACACGGACCGGCGGGCACGGCCACGGCACGACGCCCGGGCGCCCCGTGGGCCGCCTTCGGCCACCGCCCGCCGAGCGGCTCCTCGGTGTCGGCGAACAGGTACTCGCCCGGCTCGGACAACCGCCGGCCCACCCACGTCGACACCGGCACCGACACCGCGTTGCCGACCAGCCGCCAGCGATACCGGTCCTTGACGACGTCGGCCGCAGGGGCGGTCCACGACGACGGGAAGCCCTGCAGCCGCTCGGCGTCGCGCAGGTCGGGGGTTCCCACGGTGCCGTCCGGGGCGAGGATCGCCGGGGGAGAGGCCACGCCGACCGACGACCCCCCCTTGATCGGCGGCACGGCATCGATCGCCCAGCCGAGCGCCCGCGTCCCCTCGGTCCAGTAGAACCCGTGGGCGGGCCGGTCGGTCGGGACCGACGGCGCCGGGCCCTCGTCGGCCAGCAGCACCCCGCGGGGGTCACCGACCCGGCTGGCCACGACCACCACCCGTCGACGTCGTTGGGGCAGCCCGAACGCCTGGGTGTCGACGACCCGGTAGGCCCAGGCGTAGCCGAGCTCCTCCAGCGCCCCGACGACCAGCCGCATCGCCTTGCCCTTGTCCAGGTGCAGCAGGAACGGGACGTTCTCCATGACCACCCAGTCGACGGGGCGGCGCTCGAGCAGCCGGAACACCTCACCGACCAGCTTGGACTTGGTGCCGCTGATCCCCCCCTTGCGGCCGACGGAGCTCAGGTCCTGACAGGGGAACCCGGCCGTCAGCAGGTCGACCTCGGCCGGCAGGTCGGTGACCTCGCGGACGTCGGGGACCACCGCGGCGTCCATGCGAGCACCCAGCACGGCCCGGGCCTCGGGCAACAGCTCGGCCAGCAGCACCGCACGGTGGCCGGCGGCGGCCAGCCCGAGCTCGATCCCGCCGATCCCCGCGAACAGCCCGGCGACCCTCACCCGGTGCCCCTCGTGCCGTGCGCCTCGTGCGATGCCCCCACGCGATGCCCCCACGCGATGCCCCTCACGAGGCGTCCCGACGAGATGCCAGCACCTCGGCGCCGATCGCCTCGGTCAGCCGGGGCGGGACCGCGTTGCCGATCGCCAGCGCCAGCTGACCGCGCTTGCGGATGGAGGAGAAGTCGACGTGGTCGGGGAAGTGCTGCAGCCGGGCGGCTTCGTGTGCGGTGATCGTCCGCGGCCTGGTGGGATGCACGTAGCGCCCCATGCACATGGAGTAGAAGCCCCGCGTGATCGTCTGGGCCGGCTGGTCGGGCCGCATGCGGCCGTAGATCGACACGTAGGAGTGGTCGCCCCGGTGGCACGCCGGCCGCAGCTCGTTGGGCAGCTCGTACACGTCGTGGTCGAACAGGTAGGCGATGCGTTCGCGCGTGGCCGCGGCTGACCGGGCCCGCTGGTCGACCAGGCGGTCGGACTCCACGTCGGCCAGGTCACCGATCGCCCAGGCCACTCCGCGGGTTGGGCGCTGGTGCCGATGGACCACGTCCACCAACGACACCGGCACCCGCCGGGTCGCCAGCAGGACCAGCCGACGCCGACGCTGGGCGACACCCAGGTCCGACAGGTCCACGACCTCCACCGACACGCCGTAGCCCAGGCCCCGCAGATGCGCCACGGTGCGGTCGACGACGCCCGACCGGTCCGCGCGGGCGCCCGGCACGTTCTCCACGACCATGGTGTCGGGCGCCAGCACCTCCGCCGCCCGGGCCATCCGCAGGTACAGCTCGTTGCGGTCGTCGCGATGGCGTGTGGCGTTGTTCAGCGCCGAGTGGCCCTGGCACGGCGGTCCGCCGACCAGCACGTCGACGTCGCCGACCCGGCGGCGCAGCGCACGTTCGGCCGGCGTCGCGACGGCGCCCAGCGTCCCGTCGACGAGCGCGGTGACGTCCTCGGTCGTGACCTCGGCGGAGGGGAAGATGCGGGAGAACACCCCGAGCGCCGCCGGGTCCCGGTCGACGGCCAGCGCGACGTCCACGGGACGACCGACGGCCGCGGCCGCCTGCGACAAGCCGAGCGACAGGCCACCGATCCCGGCGAAGAGGTCCACGACCCGCAGCGGAACCCCGCTGGGCCGCGTCGGCGGCAGGGTCGAGCGCAGGGCAGCCTGGTCCGCATCGGCAGGTGCGGCGACGTCGGTGGACATTGCCGCCAACTGTGACACGCCTGCCACGGGCCCCGGGGGAGGCGCCGACACCGATCACCCCTTGCCCTCCGGACGGCCAGCCGGTCAACTGCCTCCATGACCGCTGAGCTGACCATCCTGTTCGAGGGCTACGTGGGCGCGCGTGTCGCCGGCACCGTGTCGCTGATCCGCGACGGCGACCGGGTGATCGTGCACGACCCCGGCATGGTGCCCGGGCCGTCCTCGATCCTGGACCCGCTGCAGGCGGCCGACATCCACCCCGAGGAGGTCACCGACCTGGTGATCTCCCACCACCATCCCGACCACACCCGCTGGATGGGGCTCTTCCCGATCGCCGTCCTGCACGACTACTGGGCGACCTACGACGGCGACATCTGGGATTCACGACCGGCCGAGGGCCTGGCGCTGAGCCCGTCGGTCACCCTGCTGGAGACACCCGGCCACACCCGCGAGGACATCACCACCCTGGTCGAGACCGACGCGGGCACCGTGGCCCTGACCCACCTGTGGTGGACCGCCACCTCGGAGTCCGACCCCCGGGGCACCGACCTGGACGCCCTCCACCACCACCGCGGGCGCGTGCTGGAGCGGGCGGTGCGGATCGTCCCCGGCCACGGACCGGCCTTCGACGTCAGCGACGAAACTCCTCGTTGACCTGGCGGCGGCGATCAGGTCCGGACGACCGTGTCCGGCTCGCCCGTCGCCCACGACGTCGACTACCGTCAACCACCATGGCTGCCCTGATGCCGACCCGACTGGCCAAGTCCGCGCTGCGGCTGGGCATGGCGACCCAGAACGCGCTCGAGGTCGCCCGCTTCGGCGGCCTGGACACGGGGGAGGCCTCCAGCCCCTACGACGTCGTGGGACGGACCCCTGTCTACCGGCTGCGGCGCTACTTCCCGGAGTCGGGAGGGGAGGGCCGGCCGCCCCTCCTCCTCGTGCCGCCGCTCATGCTGTCCACGGAGGTCTACGACGTCGCCCCCCACGTCTCCGGCGTACGGGCGTTGCACGAGCTGGGCGTCGACCCGTGGGTCGTGGACTTCGGCGCGCCGGAGCACGAGGAAGGCGGTCTCCAGCGCACCCTCGCCGACCACGTCCTCGCCGTCTCCGACGCCATCGACCGCGTCCGCCGCGCCACCGACCGCGACATCCACCTCGGCGGGTACTCCCAGGGTGGCATGTTCTGCTACCAGACGACCGCCTACCGGCGGGGCGAGGGCATCGCCAGCCTGATCACCTTCGGCTCCCCGGTCGACGTGCACCTGCTGTCCCCGGCGGGCCTTCCCGTGGCCCAGCTGGCCGAAGCCGCCACGGCGGTCGCCAACACCGTCCTCGCCCGGACCTCGGTCCCCGCTGGGTTGTCGCGCCGCGTGTTCCAGATGCTCGACCCGCTGAAGACCGTCCGTGCCCGCGTCGACTTCCTGAAGCAGCTGCACAACCGCGAGGCCCTGCTGGAACGCGAGGGCAGCCGCCGGTTCCTCGAGCAGGACGGCTGGGTGGCCTGGCCCGGGCCGGCCGTCGCGGAGTTCGCCACCCAGTTCCTGGCCCACAACCGCCTGCTCTCCGGCGGGTTCGTGATCGGCGACCGCATGGTCACCCTGGCCGACATCGCCGTGCCCATGCTGGCCGTCGTCGGCAGCGTCGACGAGATCGCCGCCGCGCCCGCCGTCCGCGCGGTCCGCAGGGCCGCACCCATGGCCGACGTGTGGGAGCTGACGCTGCACGCCG includes the following:
- a CDS encoding MBL fold metallo-hydrolase — protein: MTAELTILFEGYVGARVAGTVSLIRDGDRVIVHDPGMVPGPSSILDPLQAADIHPEEVTDLVISHHHPDHTRWMGLFPIAVLHDYWATYDGDIWDSRPAEGLALSPSVTLLETPGHTREDITTLVETDAGTVALTHLWWTATSESDPRGTDLDALHHHRGRVLERAVRIVPGHGPAFDVSDETPR
- a CDS encoding thioredoxin domain-containing protein, whose amino-acid sequence is MANRLAGSSSPYLRQHADNPVDWHEWGDEAFEEARRRDVPIFLSVGYSSCHWCHVMAHESFEDDATAAAMNADFVNIKVDREQRPDVDAVYMSAVQAMTRHGGWPMSVFLAADGTPFYGGTYWPADARPGMPSFRQVLAAVAGSWANERDKVLEQGSLVVQHLTQQQALPDGGEVDASVLDTAAERIVARWDRTNGGFDTAPKFPQAMTVDFLLAHHARTGDPDSLSAAVHSLERMSRGGIHDHVGGGFARYSTDEMWLVPHFEKMLYDNALLLRAYVHGWQVTGQPRFRRMVTDIAEYLLADLQQPEGGFSSATDADSEGVEGKYFVWTAEEFDEAIVAVGEDVAKWRERFGVVDEGNWHDPHGHAPPRANVLHEVVPFQEDDPGFARRWAAVRQSLAERRSLRVPPGLDDKVLVSWNALAIAALAEAGAVMEEPRWVEAARRAVDFVEQSMVVDGVLHHTWSPGHEASVPALLEDLALLARALLVLYEADPDPHLVDWARRLAATVEEDFADGEGAYYATAATPAADGPQLVVRPLDLWDNAQPAGSSVMVEVNARLAALDGDLDARDRAVATVSRFGGQLPLAPLGYGELATAAERLLSGPLEVAIVGTVGAPDTEALLSVVRDTWRPGVVVAVGTGTDDGGVPLLRDRPTVDGAATAYVCRGFVCERPTTDPDELARQLSAAVAAGRSA
- a CDS encoding very short patch repair endonuclease yields the protein MVGPVPRDEGTRRRLAAQRSTDTKPEMALRRLLHGRGMRYRVHHPVPGTRRRMDLAFLGPKVAVFVDGCFWHACPEHGTAPANNAGWWADKLAANVARDADTDRRLAEAGWAVVRIWEHEDPVEAADRVQATVRARTP
- a CDS encoding DNA cytosine methyltransferase, which gives rise to MSTDVAAPADADQAALRSTLPPTRPSGVPLRVVDLFAGIGGLSLGLSQAAAAVGRPVDVALAVDRDPAALGVFSRIFPSAEVTTEDVTALVDGTLGAVATPAERALRRRVGDVDVLVGGPPCQGHSALNNATRHRDDRNELYLRMARAAEVLAPDTMVVENVPGARADRSGVVDRTVAHLRGLGYGVSVEVVDLSDLGVAQRRRRLVLLATRRVPVSLVDVVHRHQRPTRGVAWAIGDLADVESDRLVDQRARSAAATRERIAYLFDHDVYELPNELRPACHRGDHSYVSIYGRMRPDQPAQTITRGFYSMCMGRYVHPTRPRTITAHEAARLQHFPDHVDFSSIRKRGQLALAIGNAVPPRLTEAIGAEVLASRRDAS
- a CDS encoding DNA cytosine methyltransferase, with translation MRVAGLFAGIGGIELGLAAAGHRAVLLAELLPEARAVLGARMDAAVVPDVREVTDLPAEVDLLTAGFPCQDLSSVGRKGGISGTKSKLVGEVFRLLERRPVDWVVMENVPFLLHLDKGKAMRLVVGALEELGYAWAYRVVDTQAFGLPQRRRRVVVVASRVGDPRGVLLADEGPAPSVPTDRPAHGFYWTEGTRALGWAIDAVPPIKGGSSVGVASPPAILAPDGTVGTPDLRDAERLQGFPSSWTAPAADVVKDRYRWRLVGNAVSVPVSTWVGRRLSEPGEYLFADTEEPLGGRWPKAAHGAPGRRAVAVPAGPCPVAVDRPPLMDFLDHPLVPLSRRATEGFLRRYRSGTLRRKPVLEDALDAHLRVLADSDADPGRSAT
- a CDS encoding ATP-dependent helicase: MPSQPPVPEDLLARLNPEQARAAAAVTGPVRILAGAGTGKTRTITHRIAAQLLSGAFVPSQVLAVTFTERAAAEMRDRIATLCGELGMDGVSVRAVTFHAAAWAQVRHFWPHLSDEPLPEVLGSKIPLLIGTARRLNVDAGDLASEVEWAANAGLDADAVAASGRDELLDATTLAEVVRGYRDEKARRGAIDYEDMLRLSRELMDLDEPAASIRDRYRAFTVDEFQDTNALQWNLLRAWAGDRTDVCVVGDPAQTIFSFTGADSRYLQDFPKAYPGTISVQLNRSYRSTAQVLTLANRVLGRRAADLVPTIDSEGAPEALLLERPDDDAEQAVVVKAIQTLQKAGVPLSEMAICYRINAQAAAWEEALREAGIRASVRGEGSFYSRAEVTQAIGALVRAATATPPPSGTVAPPVVDAPVANPNVVAEVEEVLRDALSWRANRPPQGRRARERWEAIEAIRDEAAGLADDGMDLPGIAEELQARAASGSDRTAEAVTLMSMHRAKGTEYDAVFLVGLEEGLMPISHARTDEEVDEERRLLYVGVTRARRWLWLTWAQKRPNRKGKPVSRRPSRFLYGLGPGAPKPGARKASSGPKQSALAELPGDVDEVLVERLRDWRRERSRDDGVPAFVVFNDATLLDLAQRRPSSRTALLGVKGFGPAKADRYGSDVLAMIAGRST
- a CDS encoding HD-GYP domain-containing protein, which codes for MTRRERRTGPLVAMIGVLAVPLGIFALLRRFPALDIAYRSTDVHLVVMSIVAVCVIVVAALAARPAVRTRQGPLVVLASTSTVVALLLLGHGLATPGTGGLVGPNVWVGRYPMLALPVFAIGQLLATRPHWRPVRWAARHPVASLLAPSGLTAALVVVTTVEETVLGGGARLPGEVATFQVVAVLTGVVLLGVGAQHWWWYRLGADTVQQLLTIACWVTVMALVSYQLGVQWHLSWWDYHAYLLAGFGAATAAVVIDTRRALVVDDALRSAFDVDPLKHLASSYPEALLALVAAVEARDSYTHGHSVRVAELAVRIGTRMRLSSGRLRALAQGAYLHDVGKIGIPDAILNKAGPLDADERAWIEEHPVVGAQIVGRIESLRHGLAAVRHHHERFDGEGYPDGIAGTDIALIARIVSVADVWDALVTDRAYRKAWSHQRALDYIVANSGSQFDPACVDAFVAFVGDEYGLRPGRTADDGEARIEGCHGHDQAVGATSGSG